The following coding sequences lie in one Cannabis sativa cultivar Pink pepper isolate KNU-18-1 chromosome 5, ASM2916894v1, whole genome shotgun sequence genomic window:
- the LOC115718146 gene encoding receptor-like protein 33, with protein MDFRIMMYCAAATLVLVYAVDSASSSSIPTSRCLSHQSSALLQLKQDFAFNNSSFTDSCSLSNQKMKSWIEGNDCCDDWDGVTCNLETGHVIGLDLSNSCLQGPLSSNSSLFSLTQLQRLNFAYNNFTLSTIPSRLFTQLPRLTHLNLSSSNFYGFVPSEIALLSNLISLDLSSFAYFDILKGEGCELCESLTMKTVSENMTKLREVHLDGVNLSSVSVLSFSKFAHLISLSLYDCNLHGEFPMNIFQLPNIQVIVLSDNENLIGSFPDFHNGSQLQTLHLYGTKFHGRLPDSIGNLKSLIELIIERCNFSGTIPSSLGNLSQLEVLDLGGNNFNGEVPATLGNLSQLKYLALGGSNFIGQLPATLGNLSQLEHFNLVGENIKGQLPSTLQNLAKLTYLRIVDTGLTGELPFWIGNFKLLESLTISGKFEGQIPSSLGNLSHLSLLKLYGESFNGMLPKTITNLTQLSYLIISDTSLTGPIPSSLYRMPLLTEIWIENNKFTGPLEFENVSSSPLSYLSIKNNHLDGQIPISVSEFPNLLQLELQSNNLSGKLQLEIFPENSELQILGLSDNNDLAITSWSTNSSVHKFDTLLLSSCNIGETFPEFLKTQDEIRYLDLSNNKIKGKIPSWFLNIGVDTLSNLILSNNSFTGWERAQLITLPWKNLRLLDLRLNSLEGSLIVPPPSITHFFISENKLGGGIDPLLFCNLSVLQVLDVSNNHLSGTIPQCLVNSSSSLLVLDMKHNKFSGKIPETFLNGNSLKTLDLSHNRLRGKVPKSLINCRALQVLNLGHNVINDVFPSWLQNLPELQVLVLRSNKFHGPIWDSHHDIGFVKLRIVDLSMNDFSGNLPSDYFSKWSAINTEITKENKSELKYMEGGGDYYKDSIVIVQKGYEIEFEKILTIFTAIDLSNNNFDGTIPSSIGDLLAIKVINLSNNTFDGLIPTVIGNLRELESLDLSNNNLFGRIPRELATLTFLSYLNLSGNNLSGPIPSGGQFNTFENSSFVGNVGLCDFPLSKKCEDTNAVDEYSQQCDESDENGFGWEAVLIGYGCSFVIGAIGGFVIISKKPKWLANIFGRYLQ; from the exons ATGGATTTTAGAATCATGATGTATTGTGCTGCTGCAACACTAGTACTGGTATATGCTGTGGATTCTGCTTCTAGTTCCTCTATACCAACATCAAGATGCCTCTCACACCAAAGTTCTGCTTTGTTACAACTAAAGCAAGATTTTGCTTTTAACAACTCCAGTTTCACTGATTCTTGTTCTTTGTCTAACCAAAAGATGAAGTCTTGGATTGAAGGTAATGATTGTTGTGATGATTGGGATGGTGTCACATGTAACTTGGAAACAGGACATGTAATAGGGCTTGATCTTAGTAACAGCTGTCTTCAAGGGCCTCTAAGTTCTAATAGCAGCCTCTTTAGTTTGACTCAACTTCAAAGGCTCAACTTTGCTTATAACAACTTCACTCTCTCAACTATACCATCAAGGTTGTTTACTCAGCTTCCTAGGTTAACCCATCTCAACCTATCTTCCTCAAATTTTTATGGGTTTGTCCCATCTGAAATTGCTTTATTGTCAAACTTGATTTCACTAGATCTATCTTCATTTGCGTATTTTGATATTCTTAAAGGAGAAGGGTGTGAATTGTGTGAATCTTTGACTATGAAAACAGTTTCAGAGAACATGACAAAGTTAAGAGAAGTTCATTTGGATGGTGTGAATCTTTCTTCAGTGTCAGTTCTGtccttttcaaaatttgctcaCTTGATATCTTTATCTCTTTATGATTGCAATCTGCATGGTGAATTTCCCATGAACATTTTCCAACTGCCTAATATTCAAGTCATTGTCTTGTCAGATAATGAAAACCTCATTGGTTCTTTTCCTGATTTTCATAATGGAAGTCAACTACAAACCTTGCATCTTTATGGCACAAAGTTTCATGGAAGATTACCAGATTCCATTGGCAACCTTAAGTctttaattgaattaattattgaaAGATGCAATTTCTCAGGGACTATTCCATCTTCTCTTGGGAATCTTTCCCAACTTGAAGTACTTGATCTTGGAGGCAACAATTTCAATGGTGAAGTTCCAGCTACATTGGGAAACCTTTCCCAACTCAAATACCTTGCTCTCGGAGGCAGTAATTTCATTGGTCAACTTCCAGCTACACTGGGTAACCTTTCCCAACTTGAACACTTTAATCTTGTAGGAGAAAACATAAAGGGTCAGCTTCCATCTACATTGCAAAACCTTGCAAAGCTCACTTATCTTCGAATTGTTGATACTGGACTCACTGGTGAACTTCCCTTTTGGATAGGAAACTTTAAACTTCTTGAGTCCTTAACAatttctggaaagtttgaaggTCAAATTCCATCTTCACTGGGAAATCTCAGCCACCTTAGTCTCTTGAAGCTTTATGGTGAAAGTTTTAATGGGATGCTTCCAAAGACAATCACAAACTTAACCCAACTTTCATACTTGATAATTTCAGATACTTCATTGACTGGACCAATTCCTTCATCTCTTTATAGAATGCCTCTTTTGACAGAGATTTGGATAGAAAACAACAAGTTTACAGGTCCTCTAGAGTTCGAAAATGTGTCATCATCACCATTGAGCTATCTATCAATAAAAAACAACCATCTAGATGGACAAATTCCCATTTCTGTTTCCGAATTCCCAAACCTGCTTCAGCTTGAGCTTCAATCAAATAACTTAAGTGGAAAACTTCAGTTGGAAATCTTCCCAGAGAATAGTGAGCTTCAGATCCTTGGTCTTTCAGATAATAATGATTTAGCCATAACTTCATGGAGTACAAATTCAAGTGTACATAAGTTTGACACATTACTATTATCTTCATGCAACATTGGTGAAACTTTTCCAGAGTTCCTAAAAACCCAAGATGAAATAAGATACTTGGATCTTTCCAACAACAAAATCAAAGGTAAGATTCCAAGTTGGTTCCTCAACATAGGAGTTGATACTTTGTCAAACTTGATTCTTTCTAACAACTCATTCACTGGTTGGGAAAGAGCTCAACTTATTACTCTTCCTTGGAAAAATTTGAGATTGCTAGATCTGCGTTTGAACAGCTTGGAAGGCTCGCTTATTGTCCCGCCACCATCCATAACACACTTTTTCATCTCAGAAAACAAATTGGGTGGAGGAATTGATCCATTACTGTTCTGTAACTTAAGTGTTCTTCAAGTTTTAGATGTGTCAAACAATCATTTGAGTGGCACAATCCCACAATGCTTGGTTAACTCTAGTAGCTCACTTCTGGTGTTGGATATGAAACACAACAAGTTTAGTGGGAAAATACCTGAGACTTTTTTGAATGGAAACAGTTTAAAGACATTGGATCTCAGTCACAACCGATTGCGAGGAAAGGTTCCGAAATCTTTGATCAACTGCAGAGCATTGCAAGTTTTGAATCTTGGACACAATGTCATCAATGATGTGTTCCCTTCTTGGCTACAGAATTTACCAGAGTTACAAGTTCTTGTGCTACGTTCCAACAAATTTCATGGTCCAATATGGGATTCTCATCATGATATTGGATTTGTAAAGTTAAGGATTGTTGATCTGTCCATGAATGATTTCAGTGGAAATTTACCATCAGACTACTTTAGCAAATGGAGTGCCATCAATACAGAAATTACTAAAGAAAATAAGTCTGAATTGAAGTACATGGAAGGTGGTGGAGACTACTATAAAGACTCAATTGTTATAG TGCAAAAGGGCTATGAAATTGAATTTGAGAAGATCTTGACTATCTTCACTGCCATTGACTTATCAAACAACAATTTTGATGGAACAATTCCAAGCAGCATAGGTGATCTTCTTGCCATTAAGGTAATCAACCTTTCAAACAACACTTTTGATGGGCTCATACCAACAGTTATAGGGAATTTGAGAGAACTTGAATCATTAGATCTCTCCAACAACAACCTTTTTGGTAGAATCCCTCGAGAATTGGCAACTCTTACATTTCTTTCTTATCTCAATCTTTCTGGGAACAATCTTTCTGGGCCAATTCCAAGTGGTGGGCAATTCAATACTTTTGAAAATTCATCATTTGTGGGAAATGTGGGATTGTGTGATTTTCCTTTGTCAAAGAAATGTGAAGACACAAATGCTGTTGATGAGTATAGCCAGCAATGTGATGAATCTGATGAAAATGGATTTGGTTGGGAGGCAGTGTTGATTGGGTATGGATGTAGTTTTGTTATTGGAGCCATTGGTGGATTTGTGATTATCTCCAAGAAACCAAAGTGGTTGGCAAACATTTTTGGAAGATATCTTCAGTGA